GGTGCAGTCCATTTCCCGTGCAACTCGTGGGTTCAAGCAAGAAAAGATCATCCTGGAAAGAGAATTTTCTTTTCTAACAAGGTACTAATTAATCTATTAATCTATCTTTGAAGTTTCAACACTTGTTTATTATAAGTAATAATCTGTTTATTATAAGTAATAATCTGTTTATTTCGTTAAATTAAATTTTCCTGTCATGATGATTGGGCCCATGAAATAGACAGTAGCCAATATGGCaataatttaatgttttttttttctgactgTTTAATTGTTCCATTTTGAACGTGGAAATACGGTCAAAGCaatatttattcttattttgaagaATCTTGAAAAGGACAATAATATCTAAAAGTTCTTTTTACCCAAAGTCCATTTATTTTTTCAGTGCCAACTACTAGTAACatgtgattttcttttttttgataaaaagtAACATgtgatttttatatttatatcatTATATGTTTTAAATCATTTACCTTAATAAACAGACAAAAGCTGAACCTTAAAAAAGGAATGGATCATGGAACCATATATTTTTGTCTATTCATGGGCCAAACCAAGCACCTATGAAATAACATATCAACTACAGTTCAATTTGATGCCCTTCCACTGAGGGTGAATGTGATGCTAAAATCTAATTactatgataaaaaaaatcttctAAAACTGTAGTAGAAGTTAAAAAGGATGAAAGGGAGTAACAAATTAATTATGATTATAATCTCCTTTCACTTTGGTATAATAAAAGTTTataatttgtttattttcttgttGAATTATTTGAACAGCCTTATTTACCTGGAGATACCCCTGCTGGGTTAAGACTATTGAGGGAGAAAGAGCTGAGAAATCTCAGAGGTGATGGCAAAGGAGCTAGAAAATTATCTGACAGAATATATGACTATGAGATATACAATGACTTGGGAAATCCAGATAAAGGAGTTGACCTTGCTAGACCAGTTCTTGGAGgatctgatatgtatccatacCCAAGACGGTGTCGCACTGGCCGTGAACCAAGTGATACAGGTAATGATAGTAAATGGAAGGAAATATTTCACTACAAATGTTGCACAAAAACATGTTATCATCTTTAAGAGTTATGTTATTTACAACTTTCAATTGTGTGTAAAAAATTGGAAATCTGTATTGCAGACTGTTgtgcattttttatttatttataagagGGTATTCACTAGTTTGGTGAAAATTGAATTTAGGTGACCTTGATGTAATGCAGAATAACACTATGTTATGGATTGGATCAGTTTTTgttcctcataatcaattttgaaatcAAGAAGCTTCCTAAGAATTGATAGCTTCAGAACTAATTGTGGaaaaatttccaaacatgtactAAGCCAAATTTGATCGGGTGTTGCAGATATGTATTCAGAGAGTCGTGTGGAGAAGCCACAGCCTATGTATGTACCAAGAGATGAACGATTTGAGGAGTCTAAGCAGAACACCTTTGTTGTGAAGAGGCTTAAGGCAGTGCTCCATAGCTTAATTCCGAGCCTTAAGGCGAGCCTTTCTGTTAACAATCAAGACTTCAATGATTTCTCAGATGTTGATGGCCTTTACAGTAAAGGGTTGCTCATTAAGTTGGGGTTACAAGATGACCTTTTGAAGAAACTCCCACCAAAAGTTGTGACCAAGATCCAAGAATCCAGCCAGGGACTTCTTAAATATGATACTCCCTTGATCATACAAAGTGAGTAGGATCTTATTATGTCAATTTCTTGCCTTTTCCTTCAATTAGAAAATTTGGCTACACAATTTGACTTTTTTCTTTTACATAAACACAGTAAGATTTTGATTACGAGCTAATTTCAACAGATAGTAAGTTAAGCAATTCTAGGGGAATCAATAAGAATGGGATTTCAATTGCAAAATGTTATTTGGCCTTTAGTGTTTGTCAGATGAATTTCACCAAAAGAAGTTATCCTTGTCAGTTGCCAGGTTGCATGATCTTATTCCTTTAATTATATATACCTTTATGAGTGTGTtaacttttaattattatatggAGAACTTTTGGAATCCGCATCCAATTGCTATTTTAAATGTTTCACATGTGGGTTTAGTATTGTAAATTGATATTTGAACTCAAGCTGATATCTTATATGATTTTCTTATTCAACTAATGATCTCACATGTCTAACTTGCAGAGGACAGATTTGCCTGGCTGCGAGATGACGAATTTGCCCGCCAAGCCATAGCTGGAGTTAACCCTGTTACCATTGAGAAGCTTGAAGTATTTCCACCTGTTAGCAAGTTAGACCCTGAAGTGTATGGTCCACTAGAGTCTGCTCTTAAAGAAGAGCACATTTTGAGCCAACTTAATGGCATGACTGTTCAAGAGGTACCCATCAAAGCCTTCATAAATTTAATAACCATGTTATGTAATCAAGTACCTTGTGTTCTTATAATACTTTACCTTCATTCactaaatttttctttttcttttttgcaggCAATAGATGAAAATAAGCTGTTCATTGTTGATTATCATGATGTCTACCTTCCATTTCTTGAAAGGATTAATGCCCTGGATGGTAGAAAATCATATGCTACCCGAACCATCTATTACTTGACTCCTCTTGGCACTCTGAAGCCTGTGGCTATAGAACTTAGCTTGCCTCCATCTGGACCAAGTTCGCGATCAAAACGTGTTGTTACCCCTGCTGTAGATGCAACTACTAATTGGACTTGGATGCTTGCCAAGGCCCATGTCTGCTCCAATGATGCTGGGGTGCACCAACTCGTCAACCATTGGTAAGCAAAGATCAAAATCTTCATGTATCTGTCAGTGATTTGAAGTATAATCTTGTTGGTTAACTTgattgaatttaattttctttgctCAATTGTATATAGGTTACGCACACACGCCTGCACGGAACCATTTATATTGGCGGCTCATCGGCATTTGAGTGCTATGCATCCTATTTTCAAGTTATTGGATCCACACATGAGGTACACATTGGAGATCAACGCCTTGGCTCGCCAGAGCTTGATCAATGCGGATGGTATCATTGAGTCTTGCTTCACTCCCGGTCGCTACTGCATGGAGGTTAGTTCTGCCGCTTACAAAAACTTGTGGCGCTTTGACATGGATAGCCTCCCTGCAGATCTCATCCGCAGGTAAAATGTCCTAGAATCTTGGTAAATTTTACCAACTTGATTTTTATTGTAAAGAGACTTAACATTTTTCTTGGCGTGCAATTGGTGTTTGCTTTATTTGGTGTATCTAATAGCAAATAAATCTAACAAAGATTCTCTCTTTTCACATTGCAGGGGAATGGCAGTGCCTGACCCAACAGAACCACATGGTCTAAAGCTCACAATGAAAGACTACCCTTATGCAGAAGATGGGATACTAATCTGGTCTGCAATAGAAAATTGGATTCGTACCTATGTGAACTATTACTACCCACATTCAAGCATGATAAGCAATGATAGGGAGCTACAAGCTTGGTACTCTGAGTCAGTGAATGTGGGACATGCTGATAAGAGGCATGAGAGCTGGTGGCCCACATTGAACAACAGTGAGAATCTTGTCTCTGTCCTCTCCATTTTGATCTGGAATGCATCTGCACAGCATGCTGCTCTTAACTTTGGACAGTATCCTTATGGTGGTTATGTGCCTAATCGTCCCCCGATGATGCGAAGATTAATTCCAGAAGAAGGTGACCCTGAATATGCAAGTTTCCTAGCTGACCCTCAGAAGTATTTTCTGAATGCACTGCCTAGTGTGTTGCAGGCTTCAAAATACATGGCTATAATTGACACTCTCTCTACTCACTCACCTGATGAGGAGTACTTGGGAGAGCGGCAGCAGCCATCAGTTTGGTCCGGTGATGCTGATATCGTTGAGGCATTCTACGACTTCTCTGCACAGATCCAGCAGATAGAGAAGGTGATTGATAGTAGGAACTCCGACCGGAATCTAAGGAACCGTTGTGGTGCAGGGGTGTTGCCTTATGAGTTACTTGCACCTAGCTCTGGACCTGGTGTTACATGCAGAGGGGTTCCTAACAGTGTGTCCACATAAAAATATCCTTTAaggtaattaataaataatggaGCCAGCTCACAATTTAATAAGCATTATGTTTGGCTTAGTAGTAACTACTATGGTCATTGATTCAGTTGAAGAAATGAAATGGCTCATTTTGTACTTAGATTTAATTTGATAAGTTATAGTAGATATTGGTAACTTAGTGTTGTATAGACTATCATAATTGAGATCAGTGGTGTTGGACTGTTTATAAAGTCATCATTACTATTAGTGGTTTCCAGTTTCTTTTGCATTATGTTGCAGTTATCGATTGCAAATATTAAGAGCTAATGGTCCATAAGCGTTGCAATTAGAGAATGCTAGGCATCTTCAAAGGAACTATTCCTTTATGTGTGACAAAATTTTCAGAAACTAAATataacaaaaggcatgccaaacaAAGATAATCTAAAATGGCATTCATCTATTAAGGATAAAAAGATAACATGACGCATACATGTATATCTCTGCAAACTATCTGATATCTACGTGTATTTCactataattttcttttttttttggtagtgATAGACCAAAATTAAATGTCATATCTCACAAAGAGTGTGTGGTCCATAAAATTCAACCAGCTACACTGGCCTGCCTACTTGGCAAAAGATAAGTGAGGAGGGTGGATGGTGTTGAAactatgaagaagaagaagaaagtagaGGAAGTCTTGTAGGTAAAGTGGAAGTAAAATTCATAATGATTTCTGTATTTTACATTATTCAGTAGTTAACTTTATATATAGTAGAGTATAGGAATTGCATCTACTGCAAAAGTTGGAATATGCAGACCAAATATCCCAAGCTTGGATTGAAGCTGTTGAAAAGGTCTTAGTGCTAAACGTTTGGTATGAAGTTTTACAAGCATAATTTCATAAACCTTTTGGCAGGTTGCTTGAAAAATAAGGACTAGGTTGATAATTTGTTAGTGTTCAGTGTCATTTTGTTGGGGGTATAGTTTTGAAATCTAGACCGGACCAACTGATTGGACCAAGAGTTCGTCAAGTGATcgatccatttcaaaaaaaaaaactgataaaTCTCAAAATTGGTGAGAATCAAACAAGAACCCGTCAGAAAATCGAAAACTCTAATTAGATTTGGCGAAGAAACCGGTCATATCCAATACAAGCATGAACTTATCCCAACACGCATGACCCAACTGCCACCTCACACCCATGCTACCTGAGGTTAAATTGGACTTATGTGGCCCAAATTTTGCATCTTCATTTTCACATTGGCTGCTTGGACTCATGTTTAATTGAACTTGACTGTTGAGGAGCATTGAGCAGATAACTAAGATTCAGTGATAAAGAAGGAGAAACTTTTTAATAGTTTGCACAAAGATGGAGAGCTCTTGTGGCGTAGGTCCAACCACCTTCAATCCAGTCTGAATTACGCTCATATGTCTTGGCattgttagaacttagaagcaCCTTATGCCAGTGCTACGGTTAGGGCCTTATATTGAGACTTCATTAGCTTAGTCCTACAAGAGGTGGATtgagatgatggtgatgaaagGAGGGGAAGTTGCTAGTGAATAATGTGGAGAACAGCTAATGAAGTGTTTTCCCACCAAGGAAAAAGTATTAGAATATAAAACATGGTACATTATGCTACTAATTGCAGCACCGCAAAGTTGTAGTAGTAATTTATTCACAACAAATTAACCTGCAAAGTTATCTCCAATTGGTAAATCCTCAAATGTTGAAAACTTGCAATACTTAATGATTAAAAATatatcttcaaaaaaaaatgattaaaagTATATTTTATTGTAAAAGCCCATCCATGTACCATTCTATATTTCTATGTATGAAGTGCATATTTGGGTTGACAATTAATTCAATGTCACATATCTCAATGCATCAACTAActgaaaagttagaatttatTACATTAGAATTaattaaatagaagaagcaTGATTTTAATATTATGCTTTAACGTGAATCCACGTTGAATTTAAGAAGAAATTTAGAGACACATTAAATTCAGTATGCGGATTTGTAATCTATCTTGGGCAGAGATAACTCTCACCTCCATCAAAGTGAGTGTGAGTTGCATTTTGAAATTTATTATATTGTGTATTGTTTATGTTCTTAATTATAAttcctttaaaaaaattggTCTCCCTTAATATGAGACCCCCTATTAATTTCATGAAAAAATCATTATCTTTTTCCATATTTATCCATTGCATTTATTAAGAGAGAGTTAGatattttttataggcaaatgctTTTTTTGTGTGTAAGACAGGTGTCTTCCTTTAGAAGTAATCTTGTTCGAGCCGggaacatccacatcatggtgAGGCTAACTCTCCCAGCAGAGGTTTTTTCCATCCACAAGACTCGAAATCAAGCCCTTGCTTAAAGGGAATCAAGCATGTACCAATTGAACCAACCACCCGTTGGttgataggaaaatgttagttgttaataaaCTGAATaaattaatcttcctcaaagttCGAACTCTAGACCCTTCACCATCTCAAACCCTTATgtcctctaactcttaccacttgagctaacctttAGGGGACAAGAGAGACTTAGATAACATTAAAGAGATAGTGATAGACTATATAACCTTTTTAAAATCAATACATTAACTAGTTTCattacatattttcttaataagcgtaaTTGTGCCTAATCaatcttataattaggaattaGGAACTGAGAGAGTACTATATATCAatcttttaaaactatttgctaCATAGCATACATAATCTCGTTCCTTTTTTCCTGCAGCAAGGAGCATAGCCAGTTCAACTCATGAAATGGATGCTCTCGTAGGTATAATGTGCGTTTTCCTCCTAAAGCTAGAGTTGGTTGGCCGGACCAGCTTCTGACTGTGCGCGTGCTCATGTAATTTTATCTACTACACAAATATAAATTATCTCTTTAAATGATGTTTTATTATTTGTCACACAAATAAAATTGTGTCATGTCTGTCGAAAACACTCATATAAGATtataaggtagcgtttggtgatgaaataattttattgaTGTCATATTAatgtgtggttttttttttaactatagacgtagcacaatttttttttggaaaaaaaaaagatatcatttcaatttttttctataaTAATAACGAGTGTTGTAGATTTGAAACTAATCCAATCTATAGTGAATATTTGCCACACAAGTCCATCAGGCCCATTTTCCTTTGAGGGTCTGTCAGTCTAGTTATTGGAAGAATTCTTTAAGGAGGAAGAAggaatttgcaaaaaaaaaggaagaagaagaatacttTGTTTGCGGCTTATAGAAATCAAACATTCACTTTTTAGCAATACAACCGACGCTCATTGGGTCAAAAATTTCTATTTTAGGTAAGTTTTATGTCATTACCAAAAATGTTTCTTCCACACCTCTCCACCTGGtggagagagaaatgaagaGATAAGAGAGAGTTGTTAAAAGATATAATATGTGATATGACGGAAAAtgtataaaaagaaagaaaaaagagtgaaaatgatatgtaagagaaagacagATGTAAGTATATTATTACTTTATCACTACAAGTAAAATAAGttacttatttttaataaatttatatataagtaaaataaGTTTTATATCACTATAAGCAAACTCTCACAGTTCACACTTCACTGAAGAAACCAGGAACACCACTATGAGTCCTAATTTCAAGTAGCAATTCACTTGCACTATTAAGTTATTCATCATCAACTAATCAGataaaatttatttagtttagaGAGCAGGTTCAATGGGTCAATATGAAATTATGAACACTGAAgaagagtaaaaaaaaatttgcttTTCtatatactagaaattaaacccgtgcgttgcacgggtttgtttttaagttatgtgtctattatttgttaaaataatttatatgaaaaattattgaatagtagataattaaaaatatgataaaatatgtaatgtaattacattaatgaagctcaataaaaatataattggacgctaattttttagttttttttaataaacattTGGTACCGGTCACCCTTTTTGATATATCGATAGATTCGATATTTAGTTACAATTAAGGCTCCTCATCCTCCCAGAGTATATTATGTGGGGATTGAACTCGAGAGTTTTTCACACACACTCAGCCTGCGTTGTCAACTGAGCTACCCGTCTTGgattaattttttagtatattaaagcacatattttatattttatgtttctttaataaaaattattttcaatttatttggtgaTTATATGTTTAAATAGTAATGCACTCTCAATATTAAGTAAATGATGAAAACATATAATTAGAGCTGAATAAGTAAGTCTGTGTTTGTGTAAAATCATCTACAAAAGTTAAAAGACTTTTATAAAGTGGTATTTATCTCTTGCTTTCATGTTTTAACCATAAAAGTAGTGTTTTTAGTTGAAACTTTATGGGAAGTGTACTAATGAAAGTTTTATGTCGAAACATATTCTCAGTGACACATAAAATTTATACTATTTATTGCATAATGAGAacttaattagttaatatgcagCTTGTAAGAGCATATATATTTTTAACTTAAttatgaattaagataataatttatcttattcgataaatttttatagttttatagaaagtaaaaaattataaaacctcATAAGACAATTTAAAAACACACCTAATGAATGTCTACTACAATGGTTAAAATTAACTTTTTGGATCCCTGAAATTCCGTCCTTAAggaatgcactttatgatatacCTGTAACTTTCACTACACTTGAGTAGAATATGATTCCCTCAGTAGAGGATACATGTGGTTAACACGAATAAATTATACGGACTTAGATAAAAAAGATTCTTAAGCTCGTGTAGCATAATAATGTGCAAAAGTAAAAGTTGGTTAAGaatgattgttattttttatcaatgaagaaatattgtagcTATATCAAATATGATGTCATTTAGGAACTTTATTAAATACTTCATTGCATACTAAATTCTTAGTCTATTTTAGATGAGTGCAACACTGATAAACCTCATAGGAGATtataaactcatattaaatattattagaaaacatatttaaaatgaaaattacaactaaccaaaaaaattaaaattaaactatattgacaaataaatttaatttaattattctattattttttataactaacatgaaatgcataacatatttaatatatatctcctaatttaattaacttagttgtttttaatttatttatcatcatatatgTAGTTAAATAGAAAAACTACTCTAGCAACAATGATAAACCTCATATGAGGTtataaactcatattaaatattattagaaaacatattttaaataaaaattataactaaacaaaaattttaaaattaaactattttgacaaataaatttaattaaattattctatTGTTTTTTATAACTAACTTGACATGcataacatatttaatatatatctcctaatttaattaacttagtttttaatatatttaatttatttatcatcatatatgtagttaaatagaaaaattactCTATCATAATTTTAACTATCAATAAGATGGATGGactctctgctagggtttccgTGCGGCGGCTGACGTAACCTTTTCCTTACCTTTCTGTACGGCGGCTCCTGGGTTTCAGTGTTGCCTGTCGTGGGGCCCTTGCTATTTCTGGATTTTCTCCTGTAGTGATCTCTTGCTATCCGTCAACTATGGATGATGGGAAGGAGATCGTTTTCTCAGATGATGAGAATGAGTTGTTGGATGTTACGCATGTTCTGGAAAGTGCTGCTGCGTCTACGGATGCTTGGCTGGTAGGGAGGGTGCATAACCGTCTCCCTGTGAATCCTAGGGTGTTTTCAAACTCTCTTTTCAATCTGTGGCAGACAAAGGAGAAGTTTGAGATTAGAGAGTGGGCTACAAATCTCTATGTTTTCAAATTCGCAAGTGTGCGGGATCGTGATCGCATCCTTCGTGCTGGGCCTTGGAGTTTTGATAAGTTTGTCTTGGTGTTGAAGGAGTTGCAGGTGGATGATAACCCAGCAACGGTTCCCCTGGATGTCACCCCGTTCTGGGTCCAAGTGCATGATCTTCCAGCAGGTTTACACACGGCGGAGTTGGCAAAGCTCTTGGGTGACTATCTGGGTGGCTTTATTGAGTGGGATGGATCAAGTGCTAGGCGAGGCGGAGCTTTCCTACGTGTTAGGGTGGTTGTCAATGTCACTAAGCCTCTTAAGCGTGGAAAGAGATTAGGTCGGGGACCTAAAGATCCTTTATCAGTTCGCTTCAAGTACGAGCGCCTGTGCAATCTGTGCTATAAATGTCGACTTCTGGACCATTTCATGAAGGATTGTCTAGTGGGCAAGCAGCATGAGGGAGATGGGAAGGTTCCTCTTCCGTTTGGGCCATGGATCAAGGCGGAGACAAGTAGATCGTTTCAAGGTGGCTGGGACAAAGGGCCACAGCCAGCGCAGCAACAACGCCAGTCACCAGTGGTATCTGAAGCGTCTGATTCACGTAATGTCGACCTGCATGCGAAACAGGGAGGAGAGGACCTCTCGGAAGTGTCATATATGttggacaacaagatgaagggagCGATGAGTACAGAACAAGAAGGAGAAGATACCTTTGGCAAACGTTTGAATAATAGGAAACGAAGTGCAACAGATATGATGCTTGATGATACTGTTCAACCACCAAAGAAGTTACTTAATGATGCTATATCGGCGGAGACTGCTGGTCAGCTCCGCCGACAGCCATGAAACTCTTATCGTGGAACTGCCGTGGGTTTGGGAACCTAGAGGCAGTGCGGGCTTTTCACAAGCTCATCCACACACAAGATCCCGATGTTATTTTCTTGTCAGAAACACGTAAATCGGTAACGGAGATGCAGCGTATGCGTCGACGTGGGGTCCTTGCTAATGTCTTTGCAGTAGGTTGTCGTGGCCATTCCCGTGGGGGTGGTCTGTGTTTGTTTTGGCGTGAGGAGGCGAGTGTCCAAATTCTTTCTTCCTCATCcaatcatattaattttttggTTCCTATGGAGTCATCTGTGATGAATGTGCAGTTTGCTCAGGTTTCTGCACTTTATGGTTTCCCGGAGACTCAAAATAAATGGAAAACTTGGGATTTAATACATTCTTTGAAGCCTGCAGATGGTAGCCCGTGGCTCTGTTGTGGCGATTTCAATGATGTCTTGTCCTCGGAGGATAAGAGAGGTGGTGAGCCGGTGAACTTGGCCCATTTACAGCTTGTTCACGATGCGCTCTCAGAATGTGGATTGGAAGACCTGGGTTTCTTTGGCGACCCTTATACCTGGTCTAACAACAGGTTATTGCCTCATACGATTAATGAAAGACTTGACTTTGCTCTTATAAATCAGTCTTGGAAGGTGTCGTGGAATTTTTCACAGGTCAAGCATTTGCCCCGTTACCAATCAGACCATAACCCTCTGTTGGTTCTCTTTGATGTCTCTCCCAGCGTTGTTAATGAAGGCCATAAGCGCCAGTTTCGGTTTGAACAATTATGGCTCTCCGAGTGGTCTGAATGCCAGGAGGTGGTGCACTCGGTATGGGACAGGGGTGAACTTGGTCTCGCTGCTCGTTTACGGGCCCTTGGTTCTAGCTTGGGTGAGTGGGGTAACCAGAAATTTGGCCACTTCAAGAGAGATATTCGCCGGTTGCAAGAGCGGCTCACTGCCCTACAGTCTAGTGATCGCACGGAAGAGGTCCGTAAGGAGATCTTTGCGGTTGAGCAGGAATTGAATGAGTTGTTGAAGCTTGAGGAGATGTGGTGGTCTCAAAGGTCCCGAGCTTCTTGGCTAGAGCATGGGGACAAAAACACACAGTTTTTTCATCGTAAGGCTACTCAAAGATCCTCTAGAAACCGTGTTACCAAGATTCGGGATGATCATGGAgggtgttttgacaaacaggtcgATATAGCTCGGGTTTTTGTGGAGTACTTTGCTGATTTATTTTCCACCTCTCATCCTACCAAAATTGAGGAGGCCACAGATTTGGTTCGGGGTCATCTTTCTGACCGGCATCGAGCTATCTTGTCCTCCCCTTTTTCCAGAGCGGAGGTATGCTTCTCTTTGAAACAAATGCATCCGACTAAGGCCCCGGGGGTTGATGGTTTTCCTGCTCTTTTTTATCAGAAGTTTTGGGATATTGTTGGAGAGGATGTTCTTTCTTTTGTTCTATCTATTCTTAATGATGGTATGTCTCCTGCTTCTATTAATCACACTTTGATTTCCCTGATTCCTAAGGTGAAGAAACCTGGTCATGCTAGTCAATTCCGCCCTATTAGTTTGTGTACTGTGATCTACAAGCTGGTGTCTAAGTGCATAGCTAATAGGTTGAAGGAGATCTTGTCTGATATTGTGGGGGAGGCTCAGAGTGCTTTTGTTCCGGATCGGTTAATTACGGATAATGCGTTGATTGCCTTCGAATGTTTCCACTACATGAAGAAGCGAATAACGGGGAATAAGGGGTTGATGGCCTTAAAGTTGGATATGGCGAAGGCGTATGATAGGGTGGAGTGGAATTTCCTGGAGAGTGTGATGCTTAAAATGGGGTTCCCGGTGAGTTGGGTGGGCTTGGTGATGAGGTGTGTGGTGTCTGTGACTTTTTCTGTGCTTGTTAATGGACAACCTTCCTCTCCTTTTGTGCCACATAGAGGGTTGAGGCAAGGTGATCCGCTATCTCCATATCTCTTTATCCTTTGTGGGGAGGTGTTTTCCGCTATGCTGCAACGGGCTGTGGAAGTAAAATCTTTGCATGGTGCACGATTGGCCCATGGGGCCCCTATTATTTCTCACCTGTTTTTTGCTGATGACAGTGTAATCTTTACTCGAGCAACTGTGGAGGAGGCGACAGTGGTTTCTTCCATCTTAAAGTTTTATGAGGAGGCTTCTGGCCAGAAAATCAATCTTGAGAAGTGTCAACTCTCTTTTAGCCGTAATGTGCGTTCTAATAGAATTGATGAGCTTGTGGGGCTGTTGGGTATGAAGGCTGTTGAGAGCTATGACAAGTATTTGGGTCTTCCAACCATCATTGGGAAGTCCAAATCTCAGGTTTTTGCTTTTGTCAAGGAGCGAGTCTGGAAGAAACTTAAAGGTTGGAAGGAGAGGGTGTTGTCTAAGGCTGGTAGGGAGGTTCTTAT
This portion of the Lotus japonicus ecotype B-129 chromosome 3, LjGifu_v1.2 genome encodes:
- the LOC130746449 gene encoding linoleate 13S-lipoxygenase 3-1, chloroplastic-like; translated protein: MGSSLLERSLFTSSSSPLRNSFHQKQSGFLITPAQLVPLDNRRVVRFRKISKFPVAAISEDLVKGSSSSSSSSSSSSAPLSSFSSPSPLPPPVPEDKPVKFKVRAVVTVRNKIKEDFKESIAKQLDALTDRIGRNVVLELFSTEIDPKTKAAKKSKEAVLKDWAKKSNIKAERVNYTAEFIVDSNFGEPGAITVINNHQKEFFLENITIEGFASGAVHFPCNSWVQARKDHPGKRIFFSNKPYLPGDTPAGLRLLREKELRNLRGDGKGARKLSDRIYDYEIYNDLGNPDKGVDLARPVLGGSDMYPYPRRCRTGREPSDTDMYSESRVEKPQPMYVPRDERFEESKQNTFVVKRLKAVLHSLIPSLKASLSVNNQDFNDFSDVDGLYSKGLLIKLGLQDDLLKKLPPKVVTKIQESSQGLLKYDTPLIIQKDRFAWLRDDEFARQAIAGVNPVTIEKLEVFPPVSKLDPEVYGPLESALKEEHILSQLNGMTVQEAIDENKLFIVDYHDVYLPFLERINALDGRKSYATRTIYYLTPLGTLKPVAIELSLPPSGPSSRSKRVVTPAVDATTNWTWMLAKAHVCSNDAGVHQLVNHWLRTHACTEPFILAAHRHLSAMHPIFKLLDPHMRYTLEINALARQSLINADGIIESCFTPGRYCMEVSSAAYKNLWRFDMDSLPADLIRRGMAVPDPTEPHGLKLTMKDYPYAEDGILIWSAIENWIRTYVNYYYPHSSMISNDRELQAWYSESVNVGHADKRHESWWPTLNNSENLVSVLSILIWNASAQHAALNFGQYPYGGYVPNRPPMMRRLIPEEGDPEYASFLADPQKYFLNALPSVLQASKYMAIIDTLSTHSPDEEYLGERQQPSVWSGDADIVEAFYDFSAQIQQIEKVIDSRNSDRNLRNRCGAGVLPYELLAPSSGPGVTCRGVPNSVST